In Saccharomyces eubayanus strain FM1318 chromosome XIII, whole genome shotgun sequence, one DNA window encodes the following:
- the TRM12 gene encoding tRNA(Phe) (4-demethylwyosine(37)-C(7)) aminocarboxypropyltransferase — protein sequence MSVEFIVSDTKLLKSIKVKLENQGLFVKPIYSDNNAKVIKSSISDPNHPLVIEIGNVAGVEARVCGDDNFEHNAGNLGHSSNINSMMEFTKGFLRNRIKDDEVFLSCLLDHLPLKYTIYPPMVLFNNSTVRSFNHPVWQEAFQKEYVDSNEFYSKLLCFLSPKNPHDNADSHFKDRFLTHLAINNPIIETDILRRPFNIQPLYGELIDKDALNDDDDTLWENPSQEQLGSSIWCKVIQNGITQIWSPVFTMFSRGNIKEKKRILATFPDISNNDVVDLYAGIGYFTFSYLTKGARALFAFELNPWSVEGLKRGLKANGFHKSGNCHVYQESNEMCIQRISEFQAQHPDFELRIRHINLGLLPSSRQGWPLALKLIHLQGASSTTVTMHIHENVHINAIRDGSFESNTIAELESFNESISSNENSDIKLHFVNSKLERIKTFAPDVWHICFDVDILVST from the coding sequence ATGTCTGTAGAATTCATAGTCAGTGATACGAAATTGTTAAAATCGATAAAGGTCAAGTTAGAGAATCAAGGCCTTTTCGTTAAACCCATTTATTCCGATAATAATGCAAAAGTCATTAAATCTTCTATCAGTGATCCAAATCATCCATTAGTAATCGAAATTGGCAATGTAGCAGGTGTCGAAGCTCGGGTTTGTGGAGACGATAACTTTGAACATAACGCAGGGAATTTAGGACACAGTAGCAACATAAATAGCATGATGGAATTTACAAAAGGTTTCTTAAGAAATCGCATTAAGGATGatgaagtttttttatcttgtCTACTAGATCATCTACCCTTGAAATACACCATATACCCGCCAATGGTTCTGTTCAATAATTCTACTGTAAGGTCATTCAATCATCCAGTCTGGCAAGAAGcattccaaaaagaatatgttGATTCAAATGAGTTCTATAGCAAGCTATTATGTTTCTTATCGCCTAAAAATCCTCACGATAATGCGGATTCCCATTTTAAAGATCGATTTTTGACCCACTTGGCTATAAATAATCCTATCATTGAGACAGATATACTGCGGAGGCCATTCAATATCCAACCGCTATATGGGGAACTAATAGATAAAGATGCTCttaatgatgatgacgatacACTATGGGAAAATCCTAGCCAAGAACAATTGGGCTCAAGTATATGGTGTAAAGTTATACAAAACGGTATAACCCAAATTTGGTCACCAGTTTTCACCATGTTTAGTAGAGGGAATatcaaggaaaagaaaagaattctCGCCACTTTTCCGGATATTTCCAATAACGATGTGGTTGATTTATATGCGGGTATAGGTTATTTCACTTTTAGTTACTTGACAAAGGGTGCCAGGGCCCTTTTTGCGTTTGAATTGAACCCTTGGAGTGTAGAAGGGTTAAAGCGCGGATTAAAGGCAAATGGATTCCACAAGAGTGGAAACTGTCATGTTTATCAAGAGTCTAATGAAATGTGTATTCAAAGGATATCTGAATTTCAAGCTCAGCATCCAGATTTTGAGTTACGTATTAGACATATTAATCTGGGTCTCTTGCCCTCTAGTAGACAAGGGTGGCCATTAGCGCTTAAGTTGATTCATTTACAGGGAGCTTCCTCGACCACAGTGACGATGCATATACATGAAAATGTACATATAAATGCCATTAGAGATGGAAGCTTTGAAAGCAACACCATAGCAGAGCTTGAAAGTTTTAATGAATCAATTTCATCGAATGAAAACTCTGATATAAAACTCCACTTTGTAAATTCTAAGCTTGAGCGGATAAAGACTTTTGCACCAGATGTTTGGCATATATGCTTTGATGTTGATATTCTGGTGAGTACATAA
- the GLO1 gene encoding lactoylglutathione lyase GLO1, with protein sequence MLLLYQTEKYTISHKPTMSSDSSYYPIKIEKALNDPTLLLNHTCLRVKDPAKTVEFYTKHFGMKLLSRKDFEEAKFSLYFLSFPKNDISKNKNGEPDVFSAHGMLELTHNWGSEKDSSFKINNGNEEPHRGFGHICFSVSDINTTCEELESQGVKFKKRLSDGRQKDIAFALDPDGYWIELITYSREGQEYPKGSVGSKFNHTMVRVKNPTRSLEFYQNVLGMKLLRTSEHENAKFTLYFLGYGVPKGDSVFSCESVLELTHNWGTEDDPNFQYHNGNSEPQGYGHICVSCDDAGALCEEIEIKYGDKIQWSPKYNQGKMKNIAFLKDPDGYSIEVVPHGLIV encoded by the coding sequence ATGCTTCTCTTATATCAAACTGAGAAATACACAATCAGCCATAAACCAACAATGTCCAGTGATAGCAGTTATTATCCAATTAAGATCGAAAAAGCTTTGAACGACCCAACTCTCTTACTAAACCATACATGTTTAAGGGTTAAGGATCCGGCAAAAACCGTGGAGTTTTATACTAAGCACTTTGGTATGAAGTTATTAAGTAGAaaggattttgaagaagcgAAGTTCAGCTTGTATTTCTTAAGCTTTCCTAAAAACGACATATCTAAAAACAAGAACGGCGAACCTGACGTTTTCAGTGCACACGGTATGTTGGAACTGACTCACAATTGGGGCAGTGAGAAGGACTCAAGCTTTAAGATCAACAATGGGAATGAGGAACCACACCGTGGATTCGGCCATATCTGTTTTTCTGTCTCTGACATCAATACGACTTGCGAAGAGTTAGAATCTCAAGGtgtcaaattcaagaagagaCTCTCTGATGGGAGACAGAAGGACATTGCCTTCGCACTGGACCCCGATGGATACTGGATTGAGTTGATTACGTATTCCAGAGAGGGACAAGAATATCCGAAGGGCTCGGTTGGTAGCAAATTTAACCATACTATGGTCCGTGTTAAGAACCCAACCAGATCTTTGGAGTTCTACCAAAATGTTTTGGGAATGAAATTGCTGAGAACCAGCGAGCACGAAAATGCCAAATTCACCTTATATTTCTTGGGCTACGGTGTTCCAAAGGGAGACAGTGTTTTTTCATGCGAAAGTGTATTGGAACTGACTCATAACTGGGGGACAGAGGATGACCCAAATTTCCAGTACCATAACGGTAATTCCGAACCACAAGGTTATGGCCACATTTGCGTAAGTTGTGATGATGCTGGCGCCCTTtgtgaagaaattgaaatcaaaTATGGCGATAAGATTCAGTGGTCTCCTAAATATAACCAGGGCAAAATGAAGAACATTGCCTTTTTAAAGGATCCCGATGGATATTCCATTGAAGTTGTTCCACATGGTTTGATTGTTTGA